The Nodosilinea sp. PGN35 genome includes the window AGTAAGTAGGTTGGGTGAAACAAAGTGTAACCCAACATTGGCCTCAGTTTTGTTGGGTCCCGCCAGCGCTCTACTCAACCTGCGGTGTTATCTATTCCAAAAGCATACACGTTAGAATTACTAGAGTCAGGCTAAACAAGCTAGGCGATGCCATGACCATTTCACAGGTAGAGGGCCAACACATAATTTCTCCAGAGCACCTGCAAAAGCTTTTGCGAGAATTTAAAGAGCGACGGGGAGAAAGTCTTCAGCTAACTGCTTTGGGTTACTTTGGCTCCTACGCCCGTGGAGAAGCCAGCCCTGACAGCGATGTAGATGTTGTGTTTAAGACGGATTATCCCAACTTATTACTGACCTCGCGGCTGCGACTAGACTTAATAGAGCTGCTCAACCGCCCAGTAGATGTCATCCGCTATCGCGAAAACATGAATCCTCGCTTTAAGGCACGTTTAGACAGAGAAGCCATCTACATCTGATAACAGTCTGATTAAAATGTAGGGTAGTGTCGCTTAACGCTATGGTTATTGCTGCTCCAGAACCCAAGTCTGACCTGCACCCGGTGGGGGAGCAGCGGGTGTTGCTGCGCGGGGTCTCCTGGCAGGGATACCTGCAAATTTTAGAGGCGCTGCCCCAGTCGCGTGGGTCGCGGCTCACCTACGACGACGGAGTTTTGGAAATTACCGTGCCGTTAGAAGACCACGAATTTTCAGGGCGGCTAATTGAGCGGTTTATTTTGACCCTGGTGGAACTGATGGGCCTGCGGATTAAGACCATGGGGTCAACCACGATGAACTACCCTGGCCTCAGGAAAGGGGCTGAGCCCGACAACGCCTACTACATTCAAAACCAACCCCTGGTGAAGGGGCGCAATGTGGTGTTTGGCGAAGACCCGCCGCCCGACCTGGTGGTTGAGGTAGACATTACCCACACCGATATTGCCAAAAATCAGTTCTACGCCAGCCTGGGGGTGCCCGAGTTTTGGCGCTTTAACGGTAAGGTTTGGCGGGTATATGTACTGCAAGACGCTGTTTATAGCGAAGTAGAGCTAAGCCCAACGTTTCCTCAGGTGCCCAAGGAATGGCTCTATGAGTTTCTCGCTACCGCTAAGGATGATGAAATTGCTGCGGTGCAAGACCTGCGAGCCTGGTGGCAGATGAATCATTAATTCAGCAGGTGGCGATCGCACCCTAGCCCGCGATCGCACCATCTGGGTACCCTAAACCCCATAGAACTCTATGGCACTGTATGGTCATTCACCCTGGGCAAACGCTGCGCTTTGGCATTGGGGTCATGGTGCTGGCCGGAGTTGGAAGCGCGATCGCTCCTCCAGCCCAGGCCCAGGCGGGGCCTACCGTAGCCATTCCCCCCGCCTATTGGCAGGCCGTTGAAGATGCCAGAACCCCGGAACCCCACGAAGTCTTTCGAGACCTGACCGCCATCACCCGCCACAACCGCGACCTCCGCTGGAATCAGCAGGGCCAGGTTTTAGTCGCCACCTGGGCCGACTGGGTGGGCTACAGCCAGAACGTGGGCAGTCGGCTGATTGTCACCCGCGATGTCTGGGTTACGGCTGTGCCCGACTTGCAGCGCTTTTGCCGTGCCTACACCCCCACCGCCGAGGTGCCCCTGGCGGCCCGCCTCAGCCAGGTGCTCGGCCTGCCGCCCGAACCTATCGAGCGATCGACCCAGCGCCAGGTGGTTGAGATCTGGGTTGACCCCCAGTTTTTGTTTCGCCCCAGCCCCGACCCCGAGATTACCGACCACGAGGCCGAGCTGACCTTTCGGAGCGCCAGCGAATTTATTGCGGTGCCGATCGCCTATCAGCACTGGTTTTACGCCCAGTACGACCAGCGCTATCAATACCAGGGTCAGCCGATCGCCATTGACGGTGTAGAGCCCCCCAGCGCCCTGCCCTACCCCTGGACTCAGCTGGGCTACACCTACGACTGGGGCGATCGCGCCGACTGGGCCACCCTCGATCGCGATCGCCCCGTTCGCGTGGGCCTGAGCGAGTTTGTGGTGCGCCAGTGGTCGCCGATCGCCATCCAGGCCGTGCAGCCCACCGCCGACTACTGTCGCTAAGCGCTAGCTCAAGCTATAGCTGTAGCCAGTCTGGTTGAGACATTTTCTAGATGAACGTTCAAACGTTCAAACGTTTTGAAGGTTTTTGGTGTCTTAACCAGCGTGACTGTGGCTATAGGGTGCTTCAAACCCTGAGAATCGGTGCGGGGGGTGCGAGGCCAGCGCCTGCCGATGTGCCCAGCGATGCGGCGATCGCGCCAGAGATTGTACCTTTGGCAAGAGGGGATCTCGGCCAGCCGTTCTGTACCTTGAAAGCGTAAACACCGGCAGCGATGCCGGTAAGACGGGCAAGGAGACTACCATGGCGACCGTTAACCCCATTCAGGTGCAAAAGTTTTTGAAAGGTATGGAGTATCCGGCCAGTAAGCAGGATGTGCTTGACCACGCCAAACAGCAAGGCGCGGACGAAAATGTCTGCTCCACCCTCGAACAAATGCCCGATCAGGAGTTTGAAACCCCCGCCGATGTCAGCAAAGCGATCGGCCAGATTGACTGAGCAAGAATCTCCAGCGTTTTGTGCCCCAATCCCGAATCCGAGCTGAATACACCTGCTTTGTAGGGGCGCAGCATGCTACGTCCTGCGGGGTTCCTGGTTATGAATCGAGGTTTACTAAATCGGATTTGCCCTGAAAATAGCCCTGGCAATGGTGCATTGCTGCGCGGAAGCACCCTACGGTTTTCACCATTGGGGGTGCCGCGTCAGCGGCATGGACGATTCGCGTTAAAAACCAAAAACCTGCTTTAAAGGTCTACTACCCTAAAAAAGTGCTAACTATCTATGGCCCAGCGACCCAAATCGGTGACCAGGGAACAAATCTGTCAAACGGCAAAATCTAAGCTGGGCTACGACTCTCTGCGGGCGGGGCAGGAAGACGCGATCGCAGCGCTGCTCAAGGGCCACGATGTTTTAGCCGTCATGCCCACAGGGTCAGGGAAATCGGCCATCTATCAGCTGGCGGGGGCGCTGATTCCGGGGGCGACGGTGGTGATTTCGCCGCTGCTGGCGCTACAGCAAGACCAGGTAGAGTCGATTGCCGAGCAGACGGTGGGCGCAGCGGTAGCCGTCAACTCTACCCTGTCTAAAGCCGAGCGGGAAGAGGCCTTTGAGTCGCTAGCCGACGACGAACTGGAGTTTATTTTTCTGGCTCCAGAACAGTTCAACAACGCAGAGACCCTAGAGCGTTTGCGGGCGGTCAAACCGTCGCTTTTTGTAATCGATGAAGCCCACTGCATCAGCGAGTGGGGCCACGATTTTCGTCCAGACTACCTGCGGCTGGGGGCGGTCATTGACAGTCTAGGCCATCCGCAGGTGCTGGCTTTGACGGCGACGGCGGCCCCGGCGGTGCGAGAAGAGATCATCAGCCAGCTCAACATGCGCGACTATGAGGTCGTCGTGCAGGGCTTCGATCGCCCCAACATCTGGCTAGAAGTGCGGCGCTTTGAGGATGAGGCCGAGAAGGAAGCGGCACTAATCGATCAGGTGGTGCGCGCTAAGAAACCGGGCATTGTCTACGTCGCCACCCGCAAACAGGCCGAGAGCGTAGCCGAGACCCTAGAAGATCGGGGTGTGCAGGCGATCGCCTACCACGCGGGCCTAAAAACCAGCGATCGCGAAGCGGCCCAGGCTGCCTTCATGGGCGACCAGGCGGAGGTGATTGTCGCCACCACCGCCTTTGGCATGGGTATCGACAAATCCAACGTGCGCTTTGTGATCCATCACACCATCAGCGATTCGGTCGATGCTTACTACCAGGAAATTGGCCGGGCCGGGCGCGACGGTGAAAAATCCTTTGCGCTTTTGTTCTACCGGGCCGATGACCTCAACATTCGCCGCTTTTTGTCCAGCACTGGCCAGGTCGATGGGCAGCAGGTCGAGCAGGTCGCCGCTGTTATTTTGGCCCAGAGTGAACCGCTAACCCGCCAGGCTGTGAAAGCCCAGACGGAGCTTTCGCAGTCAAAGGTGGCCACGGCTATCAACCACTTAGAAGCGGTGGGCCTCGTTGAGCTGCTGCCGACGGGGGAGGCGGTGGTCAGTGACACTGCCCCCGAGGTGGGTGAGGCGGCTGAGGCCGCGATGCAGGCCCAGGAGCGGTACCAAAACTACGTGCGATCGCGCCTCGAAATGGTGCGCGGCTATGCCGAAGTGCGGGGGTGTCGCCGCGAGTACCTGCTCAACTACTTTGGCGAAAAGCACAATCCACCCTGCGGCTTTTGCGACAACTGTCAGGCGGGGGTTGCGAGCGATAGCGACGGGGTTGACCAACCCTTTGCCATGAATAGCCAGGTGGTTCACGCCTCCTGGGGCGAAGGCATGGTCATGCGCTACGAAGGCGACAAAATTGTGATTTTATTTGACCAGGTCGGCTACAAAACCCTCGATGTTGAGCTGGCCGTTCAGCAGGGTCTGCTGAAGCCGGTCAAGTAAAGGAGCCATGGGGTTTTGGCGACGTCCCTGGGGGGCGCGGTGTCACCTGGCAGGGCTAGGGAGCGATTCAGCAAAACGAGATCTGGGCGGGCCGGGCCAAAGGTGTATACAATGTAATTACTTCACCTAGGCTATGCTCCATGGGTACCGCGATTAGAACCCGCATCGTTCGAATTGGCAATTCCCAAGGGATTCGCATTCCCAAACTGCTGCTAGAGCAGAGTGGCCTAAACGCCGAGGTCGAAATTGAGGTAGAGGGCGACCACCTGGTGGTTCGCACCGCCCCCCGTCAGCGCGTCGGCTGGGACGAAGCCTTTGCCGCCATGGCCGCCTGCGCTGACGACAGGCCGCTGGATGACTTCAGCACCACCGCCTGGGATGCCGCCGAATGGGAATGGTAGTTCATCGCTTTGATGTCTTTTTGGTCAACCTCGACCCCACCGTTGGCAACGAAATTCAGAAAACTCGGCCCTGCGTGGTGATCTCCCCCGACGAGATGAATCGCTACATCACCACGGTAATTGTGGCCCCCATGACGACCCAGGGCAGACCCTACCCGACTCGCATTCTCTGCCGCTTTGAGGGCAAGCAGGGCCAGATTATTCTCGATCAAATTCGTACCGTCGATAAAGTTCGCCTGGTCAAAAAGCTGGGTCAAATTAGCTTAGACGAGCAAAGACGGGTGCTCGAAACCCTGGCGGAGCTGTTTGCCGAGTAGTGGGCAGCACCGGCCTCAGCTATATCTGCCGAAACGTGGCATGGGCGAATGGCGGGCTACGAATCCTGCCGCACGGGCGATCGCTTTGAGATTCCCAACGGTTTTCCTCGGTCAGCCCGGCTCTAGTGAGATGATGGTGAGCAATACAGTAGAGGGCGATCGATGGGCGATGTGAGTGAGCAAGATTTGGGCCATCTGCGGCGGGCGATCGCCCTTTCCCACCTGGCCCGCGAGGCTGGCAACCGCCCCTTTGGCGCGGTGCTGGCCGATGCCTCAGGGCAAGTCCTCGCCGAGGCCGAAAATAACCAGATCACCGAGCAAGACTGCACCGGCCACGCCGAAACCGTGCTGCTGCGGCAAATGGAGAAAGGTCTAAGCCTCGACACCCTCAAAGACTGCACCCTCTACGCCAGCACCGAACCCTGCCCCATGTGCGCCGGGGCGATCTTTTGGAGCGGGGTGGGGCGTTTGGTCTATGCCCTGGGCGGCGATCGCCTCTACGCCCTCCAGGGTGAGTCGCCTTTTCAGCTGCCCCTGGGTGTTCGTGAAGTGCTCCGGCACGGCAAGCGCCCGGTGGAGGTGGTTGGGCCGGTGCTTGCAGACGAAGCGCTAGCGGCTTTTGAAGGATTTTTCTAAACTCGTCTGCCGTTGATTTGGCTATCCTAGACTACGAGTTCCTAGACTATGGATCTATTCAAATTTGCGCTGGGGCCGTACGAGTTTTTTGCCGCCATCATTGGGGGAGTGCCTCTCGTAATCGCGATTTTTTTACTCTACAACCCAGCCGTTAGCCTGCAAGATTCTATTGGGTTAATCCAAACCAGTCTCTCCCTTCAGGTGCTCATCGCCTTGGCATTCGCCAGCTATCTCTTGGGAGGTCTGGCGCAGGGCGTGACCTGGAAGTTCTTTCTGGCCCTCTGCAACTTGTGCGATCGCGACATACATTATTTCCCAGCAGATACCCTTCTCAACCGAGGCGAGTGGCTGCGAGGGTTGGCCAAAGATATTGACCCCAAAACCCTCGATTTTGAGAGCCGACTGGTGCTGCTGCTGTACGACAAAATCGGCATGCCAACCACGATGAACCATCTCTATTCAAGAGTCTGTTCATACCTAAAGGAGAACAACAGGCCCTCTTTAATCACCGCAGACCTGTACCAGGCCACCCACATCATGTACCGCAACCTCTCGTTTGGGCTGCTGATTCTGGGCGGAGTGTTTTTGGTCAACATGCTCCGGGCCGGAGCAGCCTCCTTTGAGCAGGTGGCGTTATTTTTGGGAGCGCTGGTGCTGTCCGGCACTGCCTTTGTTCGTGCTGTTTCCTTCAAGCGGTGGCACGCCAGAGAAGTGCTGCTGGGGTTTTATTTCGCTGCCTGTGGCGACTAAGCGCTTTACCTCAGCGGGTGGTGGTCGGCCAACAGCTTTTCGACCTTGGCCTCATCGATGCGGGCGGTCACCTGCTTGGCTTCGTGCAGGTCGCGCACGGTCTTAGACAGGCTGGCGGTAGAGCCCAGGGCAAACATGGTGCCCATGCCCATGTAGCCCTTGACCCAGGCGTCTACCGGCAGACAAAAAATGCCCAGCGCCAAGCTGCCCACCGACAGCCCAAAGGCTAGCCAGGTTTGCGCGATCCAGGCTGGGCTGTGGCTCGATGGCGGCTGAATAGAACTCATGGGCTGGCTCCTCAACGGTGTGAATGACTGCGTCAACCTTAGACGAGTCTTTGGTCTCAGCCGCCGCCCTAGAGACACTTTTTCAAATGTCAGAGAATAGCCTGTCAGGTCGGCAAGGTTTTAGTATTACTGCTCGTTCTCAAGCGGTACCGTAAGATTTAGCCGTTCTCTGGGTTCAGGCTGCTCCTGGCGAATTTCAACTCCATCTTCCCCGAGCCTAAAGCGGGTTTCGGGCCTGGGCTGCTCTTCGAGCTGAAGATTGAGCCGCTCGCCGTCGGTCGATAGGCTGGGGCGCAGCTCTGGGTTGCGATTTTGTCTGAGGTCGAGTTCGATCTGATCGCCAAGTTCAACAATTTGGGCCTCAGCAGGGGATGCACCCAAAACGACGGTGCCCACAGCTGCCAGGCCCAGCAAGCTCGCGCTAAGGCGGTTCATAATAGACCTCCTGCTTTTCTACATATATACTTTGCCAAAGGAAAAAAGAGCTGCCTTCCTCCCTAGGGAGCAAATGGCTACCCATCGCTGGCTTCGACTCCGCTCAGCCAGCGTCCCTGAGCGCAGTCGAAGGGGCATTGGTGCCATGGTCACGGAGAATGGGTATTGGCGTCACGGCGACAACTTTATGTTTATGCAAAACCATCGACCCACTCTCATTTCTTAAACCCAGCCATGCCCTGGTTTGGAGGCTAGAAGGCACTGGCTAGCGGGCGAACAATCATTTCATTGACATCCACATCATCGGGTTGGGATACGGCGTATACAACGGCTCTGGCGATCGCGTCTGGAGTTAAGCCACTCTTGCGAAATTCTTTCAGTGCCGCTTGGGCTGAATCGTCTGTAATATCAGAGCCAAGCTCTGTCTCCACAACCCCCGGAGAGATCGTGGTCACGCGGATGTTTTTTGATTCCTGCCTCAGCCCTTCGGAAATGGCCCAAACCGCGTATTTGGTTGCACAGTAGACTGCGGCAGTTGGTGCCACCACATGGGCAGCAATCGATGCGGTATTGATAAACTGACCGCCGCCCTGGGCTTCCATGATCGGTAAACCTGCGGCAATGCCATTCAGCACGCCGTTGATATTGACGTTGATCATCGTGTCCCATTCCTCAACTTTGAGGGCACTCATGGGAGACAAAGGCATGACACCCGCGTTATTAAAAATGACATCAACTCGACCAAAGGTGTCTTTAGCGAAGTAAATGAATGCCTTCATATCCTCGCGATCGGCAACGTTCACCGGCTTGAATTCTGCCGAGCCACCCTGACGACGAATTTCTTCCACAAGCTTTTCTAGCCTGTCTGCGCGTCGGGCCCCCAGCACCACCTTTGCGCCATGCTCAGCCAGTAACTTGGCGGTGGCTTCACCAATGCCGCTACTCGCCCCTGTGATAGCAATGACTTTGTTCTCTACATTTAGCATGATAATTTTCCTGTTTGATTGGGTTGGTTGAATTAGAGAAACATGCCGCCAGAGACTTCAATTCTCTGGGCATTGACCCATCGGTTGTCTTCGGAAAGTAACGATGCGATCGCTCCGCCAATGTCGTCAGGCAGACCAACGCGGCCTAGGGCCGTCTGCGAGGCGATGAAGCTGTTTATCTCTGGGTTGTCACGCACTGCACCTTCGGCAAAATCGGTTTCAATCGCGCCAGGGGCCACGACGTTTACCGCAATCTGTCGCTGGCCTAATTCCTTTGCCAGGTATCGAGTCAACACCTCGATCGCCCCCTTCATGGCGGCGTAAGCGGCGTAGCCGGGCAGGGCAAAACGAGCCAGACCAGAGGAGAGATTGACAATGCGTCCACCGTCTTTAATCAGCGGTAGAAGTTTCTGGGTGAGGAAGAAAACACCTTTCAGGTGAATGTTCATGAGGCGATCGAACTCGTCCTCGGTTGTTTCTGCAAACGGCGCGTAAACACCAATCCCAGCGTTGTTAACCAGAAAATCAAACTGTTCGGTTTGCCACGTGTCCTGAAGCAATTGCCTGATTTTTGCCGCGAAATCGTCAAAGGTTTTGGTGTCAGACGTGTCCAGTTGCAGCGCAACAGCTTTACCGCCAATTTCTGCGATCGCAGAGACTACACGCTTTGCTTCTGCCTCATTGCTGCGATACGTCACAATGACATCAACCCCTTTTTTGGCCAGGGCTAAAGCAGTATTTCTGCCCAACCCTCGGCTCGATCCGGTGATTAAAGCAATCTTTGTCGTATCCTGTGCCATTGCCTCATCCTTTCATTCTCTTTTGGCATGGGTTCAGCATAGGTTGAAGGAATGAGGCTTGAAATACACAAACCTCGCATATCATTGCCTAATCCTCTCAGGTGGGATGCTGACGAGGAAGAACGTTCTCTATAATGGGCGCATGAGAACGGTCAGAGTAGCCAGGAAACCAGCATGACGCTTGCAACACTGAGCCAGGGTACAGCCATAAGTGCGTGTCAAGGGCTGGCGGCATTAGTAGCACAGCACACTGACCGCCAGGGAGACGGTACTCATCCAACTGCGATTGGTCAGTTAGAATTCCTGCGAGAATCGTCTGATTCCACGGCAATCCACGGCGTTTCTGAACCGATTTTCGCGATCGTGATTCAGGGTAAAAAAGAAGTATTGCTGGGTGAGGAAACCTATCAGTACGGTGCCGCTCAGTATCTTGTTGTCTCGGTAGATTTGCCGCTGAGTGGATTTGTGACAGAGGCGACACCAGATCAGCCCTATTTAGGGTTTAAGTTGAACTTAGACCCGGTTCAGCTCTGTGACATTATTGCTCAAATCCAACCCCAGACGGAGAAGAAAGAAAACTCAGTGAGAGGCTTGTTCGTGAGCAACGCCGATGTCGCATTGATTGATTGCGCCATTCGACTGACACGGCTTTTGGATACGCCGCAGGATATTCCGTTCCTGGCACCAATAGTGATTCGCGAAATCTATTACCGTCTGTTGATGGGCGAACAGGGCGAAGCGGTTCGTCAGATTGCAACATCTGGAAGTAACATGCAGCGCATTGCTGAAGTCATCAAACAGATTAAAGCTGATTTTACGAAGCCGTTGCGGGTTGAAGATCTAGCTGGGCAAGCCAATATGTCTGCTGCATCCTTCCATCGTCACTTTAAGACGGTTACCTCGATGAGTCCACTGCAATATCAAAAACAATTGAGGCTGCTGGAAGCGCGTCGGCTGATGCTGGTTGAAAATGCCGACGCGACCCATACAGCCCATCAGGTCGGGTATGAAAGTCCTTCACAGTTTAGCCGCGAATATTCCCGCATGTTTGGAGCACCACCCATCAAAGATATTGAGCGTTTGCGAACAGCTTGAATCGTCTCTGTTTAAGGCGATCGCAGATCTCTCGTAGCTGTTGGGTTTTCTCCTAGGGGAGGCGCTTTGCGAAGCTAGCTCAACCTGCTGACTCGGTACCTCCCAAAACTCTCTATCTTTAGGCTTACATACCCGCCTTTGCCCCTCTCGCTATAGTTGTTCCATAGCGGCTGTAGAGAGACCTGCAATATGATCGATCGCCCTCAACCCGACAGCGACGCCCCATCGTCCGCCGAAACTCACCTGGCGACGGTCAAATCTAGCATCGAAGACGAGGCTATCCCTGCTCCCCAGGTGGGTGGCGGCCTGCCAGTGATTCAGTACTGGGCGCAAAAGACCCTCTCCCCCCAGGGGCCGCAGATCTGGCAAACCCTGCTGCACAAGAGCGCCTGCCTATCGTGCGCCTGGGGCACCGGGGGGCAAAAGGGCGGCTTTGCCAACGAGCTAGAAGAACCGCTCCAGCGCTGTATGAAAAGTGTGCAGGCGATTTCGTCAGAGCTGCAACCGGGCCTGGGCGACCACTTCTTCGATCGCCACACCATTTCAGAACTGCAAGCCCTCACCTCCCGCCAGGCCGATCGCCTCGGTCGCCTGAGCTTTCCGGTGATTCGCCGGGCCGGGGCTGACCACTACGAGCCGATTAGCTGGGAGGAGATCTACCAGCTCACTACCGCTGGCCTGGCGCTGTCGCCAGAGCGGGTGGCCTCCTACAGTTCGGGCCGATCGTCCAACGAAGCCGCCTTTCTGCTCCAGCTCATGGTGCGGGCGCTGGGCTCTAACAACCTGGCCGACTGTTCTGACCTGTGCCACGCTCCTTCCACCGTCAGCCTCAACAAAGTCTTTGGCACCGGCACTTCCCTGGTGAGTCTGGAGAGTTTGCGTCAGGCCGACTGCGTGGTGCTGGTGGGCTCCAACGCCCCCGCCAACCACCCCCGGCTGATGAATGAGCTGATCGAACTGCGCGATCGCGGCGGCAAAGTGATCGTCATCAACCCGGTGAAAGAGGTGGGGCTGGTCAAGTTTGGCTCCCCGGCGCACCCGCTGCGGCTGGTGCAGGGCCAAGACATTGCTTCGCTGTTTTTGCAGCCCATACCGGGCAGCGACCTGGCCCTGTTTGTGGGCATTCAAAAGGTGCTGCTGGAGCGGGGCTGGGTGCAGTTTGACTACCTCAAGGCCCACACCGAAAACTGGCAGGAGGTGATCGACCAGGTGGCCGCCACCGATTGGGAATCGATTATTGCCACCTGCGGCCTCTCGCTGACGGAGATTGTCGCCGCCGCCGAGCTGATCCACAGCAGCCGGAACGTGGTCTTTGCCTGGGCCATGGGCATCACCCACCAGGCCAACAGCGTTGACAATATCTACAGCATCGCCAACACCGCCCTGATGACCGGCAACGTCGGCAAGCCCGGCGCGGGCCTGATGCCGATTCGCGGCCACTCGAATGTGCAGGGCTTTGGCTCGATGGGGGTGACGGCCCACCTCAAAGACAGCATTCGCGAGGCGTTGGAGAAACTGCTGGGCAAATCGCTGCGGCGCGAACCGGGCTACGACGCCCGCGCCCTGATCGAGGCCGCCGACCGGGGCGAGGTCGATACCCTGCTGTGCCTGGGGGGCAACCTCTACGCCGCCAACCCCGACCTGGGTCAGGCCAAACGCGCCCTGGGCAACATCGACACCATTGTCTATTTGGCCACCAAGCCCAACTTGGGCCACTTCCACGGACTGGCCCGGCAAAACACCATCATCGTGCCGGTCTACGCCCGCTTCGAGAACCCCCACAAAACCACCGTCGAGTCGGGCAACAACTTTGTGCGGCTCAACAGCCCCGGCAAGACCCACCTCAAAGATGCCGACCTGGTGACCGAGATCGACTTTCTGGCGGAGCTGGCCCACCGCCTGCACGGAGAAGAGCCGATTCAGTGGCGGCGGCTGCACGACCCCCGCTACGTGCGCCAGCTGATCGCCCAGACCATCCCCGGCTACGACAAAATTGGCGAGATCGATGACACCAGCGCCGAGTTCACCATCGGCGGGCGCATTTTTCTGGAGCCGAAGTTCCCCACACCCTCGGGAAAGGCCGAAATGCAGCTCACACCGCTGCCCAAGCTGACGCTGCCAACGCTGGAGGATTTTGGGCTGATGCCAGAGCACCAGCCCGCCCTGGTGCTGGCGCTGATCACCGGGCGCAGCTACGGCCAGCACAACACCGTAGTCTACAAAGAGGGCGACGAGTACCGGGGCATGCCCCACCGCCAGTGCATATTGATGAATCCTTTAGATGCTGAGCGGGCGGGCTTTAGTCAGCACCAGCGAGTGAGCGTGCGGGGCGACGCGGGGCAGCTCGATGGCATTGAGATTATCTATGGGGAGGTGCGATCGGGCGCGGCACTGATGTTTTACCCCGAAGCGAATGTGCTGATGAAGGCGCGGATCGAGAAACGGTCGGGAACGCCAGCCTACAAGCGGGTGCCGGTGGCGGTCTTTATCTAAGGCAGTGGAGAGGTTACCCAGATCCCAGGGTTTTTCTCAGGGTTAGCAACAACCTCGGGCAAAGTTCAGGAAAAACCCTGGGATCTCATCAGCTTGCATTCTATAGGCGGTCTTTGTTTTTGCTGCGGACGCGATCGCACAGACCCTCCATCGCTGCGATGAACGAGTTGTCGCGACTCCAAAAGGCGGGGAAGTCGCCCTGCTTTTTCACCAAGATCGCTGGCACCGCCGATGTAGTCGCCACCTCAATGGTTTGGGGCAGGCGCTTTTCACCCTGCCAAAAGGCCTTCAGGCTGGGGGCCGTGGCTTCAGCCATCTGAGGCTGGGTGTAGTAATGCTCCACTGGCACCGGAGGGCGCTGCTGAGCCGAAAGCTCCGCTGAGAGCGCCTGCCCCAGGGGCGATTTGGCCAGCTCGGCTTTGAGCGCTTCCCGCGAAAGACCGCGCAGCTCAAACAGCAGAAACGGGTCGCGATCGAGTTCGGCGGCGATCAGGTAGTAGACCCCGGCGATGTGTTTGCAGGGGTTGCTGTAGTCGGGGCAGGAGCATTTGGTCTTGAAGTCTTTGGCGCTGGCGGGCAGCAGGTTTAGCCCCAGGGTTTTGAAGCTGTCTTCGATATTGTCGGGGATTTCGTTGAGCAGCAGCCGGGAGATCAGGCTGGCTTTGGAGGCGATCAGGGCGATCGCCGCCGTCCACTTGGCTTGACTGATGGGCTCAAAATCGATGCTCGTGATGTAGGTAGGCTCTGTGTATACCCCAAAGTAGGGGTTCACCGACCCGCGTACCGTCGCTATGACTAATCCGCCGTCAATATCAAAACTTTTGACCTTGCCGCCCTTGGCGTAGGAGCGCCCCCGCTGCAATCGACCCGAGTCGGTCAGGCGCTCGATCGCATCGATAAAGTTTTTTCCCC containing:
- a CDS encoding nucleotidyltransferase family protein, encoding MTISQVEGQHIISPEHLQKLLREFKERRGESLQLTALGYFGSYARGEASPDSDVDVVFKTDYPNLLLTSRLRLDLIELLNRPVDVIRYRENMNPRFKARLDREAIYI
- a CDS encoding Uma2 family endonuclease; translated protein: MVIAAPEPKSDLHPVGEQRVLLRGVSWQGYLQILEALPQSRGSRLTYDDGVLEITVPLEDHEFSGRLIERFILTLVELMGLRIKTMGSTTMNYPGLRKGAEPDNAYYIQNQPLVKGRNVVFGEDPPPDLVVEVDITHTDIAKNQFYASLGVPEFWRFNGKVWRVYVLQDAVYSEVELSPTFPQVPKEWLYEFLATAKDDEIAAVQDLRAWWQMNH
- a CDS encoding DUF2795 domain-containing protein, yielding MATVNPIQVQKFLKGMEYPASKQDVLDHAKQQGADENVCSTLEQMPDQEFETPADVSKAIGQID
- a CDS encoding ATP-dependent DNA helicase RecQ, whose product is MAQRPKSVTREQICQTAKSKLGYDSLRAGQEDAIAALLKGHDVLAVMPTGSGKSAIYQLAGALIPGATVVISPLLALQQDQVESIAEQTVGAAVAVNSTLSKAEREEAFESLADDELEFIFLAPEQFNNAETLERLRAVKPSLFVIDEAHCISEWGHDFRPDYLRLGAVIDSLGHPQVLALTATAAPAVREEIISQLNMRDYEVVVQGFDRPNIWLEVRRFEDEAEKEAALIDQVVRAKKPGIVYVATRKQAESVAETLEDRGVQAIAYHAGLKTSDREAAQAAFMGDQAEVIVATTAFGMGIDKSNVRFVIHHTISDSVDAYYQEIGRAGRDGEKSFALLFYRADDLNIRRFLSSTGQVDGQQVEQVAAVILAQSEPLTRQAVKAQTELSQSKVATAINHLEAVGLVELLPTGEAVVSDTAPEVGEAAEAAMQAQERYQNYVRSRLEMVRGYAEVRGCRREYLLNYFGEKHNPPCGFCDNCQAGVASDSDGVDQPFAMNSQVVHASWGEGMVMRYEGDKIVILFDQVGYKTLDVELAVQQGLLKPVK
- a CDS encoding AbrB/MazE/SpoVT family DNA-binding domain-containing protein, which produces MGTAIRTRIVRIGNSQGIRIPKLLLEQSGLNAEVEIEVEGDHLVVRTAPRQRVGWDEAFAAMAACADDRPLDDFSTTAWDAAEWEW
- a CDS encoding type II toxin-antitoxin system PemK/MazF family toxin, whose translation is MGMVVHRFDVFLVNLDPTVGNEIQKTRPCVVISPDEMNRYITTVIVAPMTTQGRPYPTRILCRFEGKQGQIILDQIRTVDKVRLVKKLGQISLDEQRRVLETLAELFAE
- a CDS encoding nucleoside deaminase, which codes for MGDVSEQDLGHLRRAIALSHLAREAGNRPFGAVLADASGQVLAEAENNQITEQDCTGHAETVLLRQMEKGLSLDTLKDCTLYASTEPCPMCAGAIFWSGVGRLVYALGGDRLYALQGESPFQLPLGVREVLRHGKRPVEVVGPVLADEALAAFEGFF
- a CDS encoding YiaA/YiaB family inner membrane protein translates to MSSIQPPSSHSPAWIAQTWLAFGLSVGSLALGIFCLPVDAWVKGYMGMGTMFALGSTASLSKTVRDLHEAKQVTARIDEAKVEKLLADHHPLR
- a CDS encoding SDR family oxidoreductase, which encodes MLNVENKVIAITGASSGIGEATAKLLAEHGAKVVLGARRADRLEKLVEEIRRQGGSAEFKPVNVADREDMKAFIYFAKDTFGRVDVIFNNAGVMPLSPMSALKVEEWDTMINVNINGVLNGIAAGLPIMEAQGGGQFINTASIAAHVVAPTAAVYCATKYAVWAISEGLRQESKNIRVTTISPGVVETELGSDITDDSAQAALKEFRKSGLTPDAIARAVVYAVSQPDDVDVNEMIVRPLASAF
- a CDS encoding SDR family NAD(P)-dependent oxidoreductase, whose protein sequence is MAQDTTKIALITGSSRGLGRNTALALAKKGVDVIVTYRSNEAEAKRVVSAIAEIGGKAVALQLDTSDTKTFDDFAAKIRQLLQDTWQTEQFDFLVNNAGIGVYAPFAETTEDEFDRLMNIHLKGVFFLTQKLLPLIKDGGRIVNLSSGLARFALPGYAAYAAMKGAIEVLTRYLAKELGQRQIAVNVVAPGAIETDFAEGAVRDNPEINSFIASQTALGRVGLPDDIGGAIASLLSEDNRWVNAQRIEVSGGMFL